ATTATGTTGCTGCATATATTTAGTCTGCTTAATTAATTGCCTTGCATTGTTCCACCATTTGGGCAGTTCCTCAAAACCAACGGTGAGCAGCCTGTCACCTGGAAGAGGGCCATCATGGAAATGTCCTCAGGGAGGCTGATGTGGTCAGTCTAATCGATCCATATGCATCATATATACACAATATATATATTTCCATTGCAATTAATCTGCACACAAGATAGTTAGAGATGATCGGATTCTAGTTACCATATATAAATACTTCTCACATCATATATATTTTGCATTTGTACATACTCTTGTGGTAGATAAGTCTGCATCCGGTGCTGGACAAGACCACTTACCATCTCATAAACCCTGAGAGGCTGGCCATCATGAAGAAGGAGGTGGTTCATGTGAACACAAGCCGGGGGCCTGTGAGTGATCAATGAGGTTGCCCTGGTGGAACACCTCAAGGACAATAATCCCATGTTCCGCGCTGGGCTTGACATCTTTGAGGTATATCTCTACTGAAAATGAAATGAATAGCATCAGTTGGTCATCCATCAGCATGCATGCTCAGCACATAATCTGCAATCATATGAAGTGAATAAATATATGGGACTGTCTAACTGTCTGTCGACAGATTTGTTGTCTCCAAATCTGTTAATTTTTTTGACAAATCACAATCTGACATGTCAGCAAGACAAAAAGGGACAGATTTCAGGTAATACAAATCTGAGCCATTACTTAACCAGATCGAATAATAACCCAGAATTCAATAACATTTTGGCGCCAACACCATAATCCACATTTTGTCCAAATCTGTTGTATATTTTAACAAATGACATACTGACACATGAGCAAACAAAAAGGGACAGATTTCAGGTGTACAAATCTGTCAAGTTTTACTAACTGGGTCCAATGATAGCCCAAAATCTAATGACAACATTTTGGCACCAGCACCAAATCCATTTTCAGATTCCAGTACCCTCATTTTCACAACCACAATTTTGGAGAACAAAAAAGTAATGGTTGCTATCCAAGTTCGGCTAGGCGCCGATTAATCGGCGATTAGCGCGATTACTCGCAAGGCGAAGCCCGTCGCGTCGTTTTGGCCCTAGGCGAGCGTCTAGGCGTCCGGCGGTGACGAGGCAGCGCGGAAGCGGGCGAATCGCGCGACTAGGCGGATGCGCCAAGGGAGGCGCGAAAAAATCACCTCGCGGGCGAGCGCTCGAAGATTTCCCGCTCGGCGCGCGGCCGCACGCGCATTTGCTCAGCCCGCCAAGGATTCCCCTGTCCCGCCTGCCATTTGCTCGGCCTGCCGGTCAAGCTCCTCCCTGCTGCTCGTCCCCGCCGGTCAGGCGACGCTGCTGCTCGTCCCCACCGGTGGAGGTCGTCGCCACTACTCGCCCCCGCCGGTCGAGCTCGTCGGTCGTCGCCGCTGCTCGTCCTCGACTCGCGCGGCGCCTGGAATCCCGACGGGCGACGGCGCACGCTGCTCCTCCTTAGAGTGAACAATGAATAGCTTGGAGCAAATCTGatacaaaaatacaaaattgaACAGTGAAAACACTGAACTCAGAACAGATCAACCTATTCTAAGATATAAAAAACACAAAATGCATTAGCCATAAATTAGAGTCGGGTACAGCAAAGATAGAACTAATTAGAGAATAGATTAACAAATCAACAACATATAATTACAAAATGCAATTTAATTGGCTTACACTTGTGTGGATCGACGGGTGGAGGTCCAATCAGAGGGGTGAATCGGCGGAGCGGAGGTCCAATCGGAGGGGCGAATCAGCGGAGCAGAGGTCCAATTGGAGGGGCGAATATAATATGAAATAATATGACAATTTGGTACAATTATCAAAGTGGCGTTGGAGCTTCAAGAACtaaaaaaagagtaaaatacACAAAATTCACAGCACAAATTTTAACCAACAACTGGTATAATAAGACTCCTAACACTAAATGATAGCATATCATGCAAAAAAGAACTACAGGGAAAAAGGCAAACCACCTacataaaaaatctaatgaaaTTGAGCAGTACTTTCCTCTTTCCTATATATTTGTGTGGTCAATTTTTATGCAACCTGCAGCTTTACAATTCAACTTACATATATAGGACAAGGCCAAATACAACCAGATACATGCTGGTTTGGCTATCTGATAACGACTCCAATCTCACAATAATTTCTCTACAGAGCTATTTCCACTCTCCAAAATAATTAATTCTATATGGCATCTACGATCAGTCAAAAACAAACAAAGCAAGAATAAGAAAAAAACATGTGACATCATGAGTTGGAATAGCCTGAGCAAAGGAACCAGGATATATAGGTGGACAGATTGGGGGAACCATTTCATAAACCATAAGAACTTTTGTGTAGCTAGAAATCACAAGTAGTATAATGAACTATCATCAGAATAATAGATCAAAATCAATCAGCAGTTTGTAGATGCGATCAAATCAATCAGCAGTTTGTAGATGCGATCAAATGGTCCAAACTTTGACAGATTCTTTTCAAAAAATCTGCTGACATATAATTAGCAAAACCCTGAATATATTTCCGAGTTCAAACATGCAAACTGCCATCCCAGCATAGAAGGCCTCCAATAAATACGAACTTATCTCATCATTTGTCATATAATACCTTTCTAGAGTTAAGAAGGTGCCAAGCTAAAGAATAAACTGAAATACTAGTGGTACACAATAATGACAGCTCATGTATCAAAGTTTACTTGAAAAGACACCACAATATAGTTGTCAGAATGCCATTAGAATGTCTCAATCAGTGTGCAATCAATTGCTTACATTAGCAGGCAAAGCTTCCATTCCGCAGCAGAGACACTCACATCATCAAGTCTGCTGACATTTTGGTCATTTTTTCTCGGTGTCTTGCACAACATCTCTCACACCTCTTTATTGAGAGAAGTATACATTAGAACTTTTAGAACCTAAGGTACAAAGAAATTGTGCGTGTGTGAATCCATAGAAATGCAAGAGAGAGGGTACCCACCTTTCTCTGTTCTTCTGAATCACTCGTCCCGTCATTGATTTGATCCCTACCAGGTTCAATGATTTATTCAACCCCTGGGTTTCCAAGAACAGACAAAGTTGCCAATAATGCATTCGCTTAGTTACTGGACCGATAAGAAATATAGGTAATATGAAACTTAAATGTTTACAGGTTCTTGTACAAATGCATCATATATACACAATATATATTTTCCCATTGCAATTAATCTGCACACAGGATAGATAGTTAGAGATGATCGGATTCTAGAAACCATATATAAATACATCTCACATCATATATATTTGCATTTGTGAACAGCAAACACTTTTGCAGGTGTGAGCACCATCTCTGTGGACGAATCTCAAGGGAAGAAAATCAATACTAGAAGGATCACTGGAACTATTACCGAACACCAGATTGATATTGTAAGGCAAAAAAGGGTAAAATAGCAGAATATCCACCACAACCATAGATCGAAGTCTCAATTTGATGAGCTCTGTGCTCTAAACGGAAATGTCTGGTGTGCACATCTGTGCTGGATCGCAAGAACTGAGTGCTTCCACAAGTGTTCGATCAACGATACAAGTAAAGCGATACTATGAAGACTAGCTAAATTCTCTGGATCTCTAGACGAGCAAACCGGAATCGCATCACCACTTCTTCTTAGGCTTCTTGTGGGCGGCGGCCTTCTGTTGGCGCTGGGCCGCACGCGCCGCCTCGaactcctgcctcttcttctgAGCGATCTGGCACTCCTCCGTGTGCTTCCTCACGAAGGTCTTCTTCTTGAGCGTGCATGTGGGGCACTCGAAGTACACCAAGGGATCCAgacggcccgccgccgcagcagctggatcgccgcgccgccgccgcctcccccttcGCCATGGCTCTTGACCGCCCATCGATGCCGCCGCGGCCTGCTCCttgtccctctctctctctcgtctctCCCCTCCTTTCTTGGATCTGAAGAAAGAAAAGACAGGCAAAGAGGCGAAGCGTGCGCGCGGCTGGGCTATCTCCAACAGCGGACGCATACGGGAATGCAAAGGCAAAAATGCCTCTCGAAACATATTGTAGCAGTATGCATCAGCCTCCAACAGAGGATGTATATGAGGGATCCATTTTGCGTTGGAGGAGAGAGACGACGCAAAAATGAGTACCCTCTCTCCTCGACGCATCGGCCTCCAGAGCAACGACCGCGCCTCGGTAAATGCGCCCGAGCGCGGGAAAATACACTTGCCCCTAGTAAAAGCCCGCCAACCAACCGTCTCCCTCGTTTGCCTCTCCGTTTGCGTCTTCCGTTGGagttcataatatttgcatGCCGCAATCCACGGACACAGAGAAGGCATTCGTACAAATGGATACTCAAATATGCATTCCAttgttggagatagcctaaTAAGCCCAGAGAAAAGGCCCAGCCCACAATCCCAGCCCGcttaaaccttttttttttaaaaaaaaaagaatacagACCGGAAGGGGTCTCCCGCCcgctgaaaaagaaaaaactcccGCCCTCCTCTCCAAACACCAGCAGAtttgggcgacggcggcgccaatccgtggagagggcgctgccgctgccgacCACGACGGCGACGAGATGCCGATCGAGATGCCCCGGGGTCTGCCGTTCGCGGTGGACACCTGGACCCCGGCGTCGTCGCTGAAGCGCCACCGCTTCCTCACCCACGCCCACCGGGACCACCTCGCCGGcatcgccgccacctccgcctcctcccccgtCTACGCCTCCCGCCCATGGTTaaccttaccggtgggaaccggtccggtttgaccggtaaccggtcaaaccggtccggaccggttccggttccgaccggttcccaaccggtccaaattcaaattttgaatttgaattcaaaaaaatgaaaaattctcaaaaaattcctaaaaatatttcaaggtgtgatgaatctaatggtgtcaaattttctcaaaaattcgttcatttagtatggtttgcggaatttataagttaaataaaaaaacgtgcatacgaaagtatacaaatacaatgtaaaagtagtataaaaaagagttggagggttcatttagactaaaatatgttgtacaaacatttatttagtatactttgtgggcatttgaatttaaacaaaaaaagaaaaaaaatttgaatttgacctgtaccagtcaaaccggccggttaccATCCAAACcagccggtataccggccaaaccggccggtataccggtctaaccgaccggcataccgatcggaaccggttgaacggggaagtttgaattcaaatttgaattccaccggttccgaccggtaaccggccaaaccggaccggtataccggaaccggaggccggcggttaccggtcaccGGTCGGATACGTGAACCCTGCTCCCGCCTCACCGTCCTCATCGCCCTCCGCATCTTCCCCCACCTCGACCGCGCCGCGTTCGTCGAGCTGGaggcgggcgcgccgccgctgcgcgtcCCCGACCCCGACGGCGACTTCACCGTCACCGCCTTCGACGCCAACCACTGCCCAGGTCCgcgcgcctcccctcctcctcctcctccttcttctccctcgCCGATTCGGATGGCTGCCCGCCTGGTAACCGACCTCGTCGTGGCTCCTAGCAGGCGCCGTGATGTTCCTGTTCGAGGGCCCCTTCGGCGCCGTCCTGCTGCACACCGGCGATTGCCGCCTCACGCGCGACTGCCTCAGCGCCCTCATGCCCCTCCTCGCCCGCCGCGTCGACTGCCTCTTCCTCGACTGCACCTTCGCGCGGTGCCCCCTGCAGTTCCCCGCCAAGGAGGACTCCATCCGCCAGGTCAAATCGCGGCCCGATTGGATTTCGAGCTCCTATCATCTGAATTTCTCACCAGTTGCTGTTCCCTTTCTGATTGCAGGTGATCAATTGCATCTGGAAGCACCCGAACGCGCCGGTGGTCTACCTCGTGTGCGACATGCTGGGCCAGGAGGACGTCCTCATCGAGGTATCCAAGGCGTTCGGGTCCAGGATATACGTCGACAGAGAGAGGAATTCAGATTGCCACCAGACGCTCACGCACGTCGCGCCGGAgatcctcgccgccgacgacgccgcGTCCTCCACCCGCTTCCACGTGATCCCGTTCCCGCGGCTATCGGAGCGGGCCACTGAGATCCTCGCGCTGGCGCGCGCCAGGCAGCAGCCGGAGCCCCTGATCATCAGGCCGTCCTCGCAGTGGTACGCGTACTACGAGCCACCGGATGGGTCGACAGAGCGGAAGCCGGTGCTGACAGAGCCGATGCGGGATGAGTTTGGGGTCTGGCATGTCTGCCTGTCGATGCACTCCTCCAGGGAGGAGCTGGAGCAGGCGCTGGGGATCCTCAAGCCCAAATGGGTTGTCTCGACGACGCCTCCGTGCATGGCAATGGATCTGAGCTATGTCAAGAAGAACTGCTCCCTGTCCCGGTTTGGTCCTGATGATCCCATCAGGAAGTTGCTCGGGATACCTGATGGGGTGGCTACTGTTACGGGCAAAACACAGGCTGCACTGACGGTAGAAGCTGTCGGGAAGAGCGAGGAAGAGTTCAGTTCTTGTACTGCTGAGCGTGGCCCTGATGATGACAATCAGGTTGAGGCTGCAGAACCAACGATGCTTGATTTTGAGATCAGAGTTGAGCCGCCTGTGACGCTATTCGGAAGCGCAAGGTTTGGATTAGTGCTGCACGAATCTGAAATGAGGGAACATGAGTATCAGAGTGTTGAGATGATTGATAACGTTGAACATGAAGCCAAGGACCCTGTTACTGAAATTGGGCTGTGTAACAATAGCAAGCCTGATGAGAGTGTTGCATTAATCGATTTAACTGAAGTTGCAACAAAGGAGCAGAGTTCAGTCTCTGAATCTGAGCTGTTGAAGGACAGGAAGCCTGATGATGGAGTTGAAGTAGTTGATCTGACTGAAAATGGAAGGAAAGAGCTGAGTTTGTGTgcagagcctgaacagtgtatGGATGACAAAGGGAAAGGGGAAGCTGAATTGGTGGAAGCCCAAGAAGAGAATCTGAGTGGCCATGCTGATTTGCGGGAAATTTGCAGGCATAATAAGGTGATCAATGAAGGTAAAAACAGAATCCAAGTGACTAAAGAGATCTCAGCTGCGCATGTCATCACAGTTTCAGCTACAATAAAAAAGGAGGCAACAGAGAATGACACAACCACATCAGAAACCGGGAAGAGCTCTGAAAGGGCGAGCGATCCTTCAACTACTGTTGGATCATCAAACGTCCTTAATGCGAACCTGAGACGGCTGTACAGATCGATGAACGTGTCGGTGCCGCGGCCCCTGCCGTCACTGGTTGAGCTCATGGGGGCCTCCAAGCGACCCAGAGTTTCCCAAACTGTGCAGCTATAGGCTTGTAGCAGATTGATCATTTATTGCTATCGAATTCAGATCCTGTTGAACCTGTATTGCTAGTTAGCTACTTGAATTGAGGCTGAACAATTAGTTCAGATTGATTTGGTTCTACAAAGAGGCAATTTTTGCCATTTTCCAAAACAAAGAGGGGGAAAAACTTTACATCAAACATGTATAAGCTTGCAGTAGAGTAGGCAGCAATGATGTATCTCACTGAAGAAATCCTTGTTCTGAATCCACATTTCCAGCAATTTCCTACACCCATGCTATTCATCGCGGTTTGTGGAAAACTGCATGTCTGCAACAGAATTGATATTACAGTATATAGATTAAGCAAGCTTCCATCCACTCCTAGAGTCCAAATGTGAAAATGGTGTGTATGAAATTGGCAGCTGATTGATTCCTTGTTAATTGTGTGTCAGAAGCAGATTGCAATCCTGCAGGAAGAGGAAATGCTCTTTCCTGAAACCTGCAGAGTAAGTTTGCTCTGCTATCTGTCTTTGCACAATAATTATTCTATTTGGTGATTTGCAAATTTGTGGAACAATTTGACTGAAAAAATTTGGACGCCTCAACGCCAAGTTGCCAAAGATTGCAACAGCAAAAGGAAGAACcgagtctttttttttaaatagttAGAAATTAGAACAATCGAGTCTCACCTGAAACATTGCATATACACTGCCTGTACCCAAATTAGGGGGCGAATTGCAAAAAATTTGGATCGCGTTTAATAGCCACCATCCAAACCGGGGGcatacatgcaaataatttcatCCGTTAGATGAAGAGGTACGGCCCGGATCGAAAGCGCCCCGATGGATATTCGCAGAAGAGTCCTTTGAGTTGGCGGCCGACCCAGGAGGAAGAGAAGAGGAGGCCAGCACGTCTGGTTTGCGGCGGCCAACCCCCTTCAAAACCCCAATCCACTCACcgagaagggagagagaaaaaaaatcgatggcggcgggcggcggcgacaacggcggcgccgcgggcgaCGGCGAGTTCTACCTGCGGTACTACGTGGGGCACAAGGGCAAGTTCGGGCACGAGTTCCTCGAGTTCGAGTTCCGCCCCGACGGCAAGCTCCGCTACGCCAACAACTCCAACTACAAGAACGACACCATGATCCGCAAGGAGGTCTTCGTCTCCCCCTCCGTGCTCCGCGAGGCCAGGAGGATCATCCAGGAGTCCGATGTGAGCGCCCATCCCTCCTTTTATCCTATCCTTGGGCGTTCGGAAATCTGTGGAGGCAAAACCTAGCTAGGGTTTGCAGATTTGATTTCATTGCTTCCTTGCTTCGTCCCCGCCGCAGATTATGAAGGAGGACGACAGCAACTGGCCGGAGCCCGACCGCATCGGCCGGCAGGAGCTCGAGATCGTCATGGGCAACGAGCACATCTCCTTCACCACCTCCAAGATCGGCTCCCTCGTCGATGTCCAGTCCAGCAAGGACCCGGAGGGCCTCCGGATCTTCTACTACCTCGTCCAGGTTTGCCCTCAACCCCCACATTCCTCCCACAGCTGCCTATATTGTTCGTTTGGTGCGGCCCTACACAATTTTGGTGACTACAGTGACTGGCAATAATCACTCTGAGCTAAATTCTTGTGTGGCTTCAACTATTGATAACTTGCAGAATTAGTAGGACCTTGATGTGGCATTGTAGCTTAGCTCAGCATTAGGTTCATATTTGGTACAGTACAGACTTGGGAACCTTGTTATGGGCATTGTTATAGTGGTACTCCTTAATTCAACTGATTAGTTGCTGACCAGCTAATGTTAATTGGGGTAAGTTCATATTTTGTTTTAATAACTGGTGACTTGTGAGCACAAAAAGAGTGCTTAAATCAAGTTTCAATTAGATAAGCAGCGACTCCAATACTGTTATTTCTTTGGAGGAAAATGTTGCACCTTAAAGCACTGAAATAATAGTCTTATACTAATGGAAGAAATCTGTAGAATGTAAATGTTGAACAGGAACAGGCAAATGTTGAACAAGAGATCCTATAGTTGTACTTTGGTTCTTTGGTAGCATTGAGATAACTGTCATTATTGAGAAGCTATATATCTGCTCTGGATAATGTCCCCTGGTTGTCAGTCACTACCTGGGATCGTGTAAGTTCAAACTGGATGCAGGGGAAAAGACGAACAATGGTTTATGCCTTTTTCTAGTACCGACTGCCCTTCCAAAACTTAACAACTTTACATTCCTGGCCTAACAATCCAGTTAGATGTCTGAGAAAGATTATTGTGTGAGTCTGTAGAGTTGATAGATGATTGCTGGTTCTTTAAAGTTTTCCCTGATATTCTGATTTTCATACTCTAGAATTGTTGAGCTCTTACAGTTGAGCATCTTTTGCACTTCAGTACTATTTTCAGGAAATAGTTTCAGGTTGGTAAACAGCAGCTGGGTTGGTTTGGTGTATCTGAAATTTGCCTGTGAGTTAGGTAGCAAAAATAAGAACAAAAAATCATTATGGCTCTGTTGATGATCGTGTTATGTTCTTCACTAGTCGTATGTGTTTATTATTTAATGACTCTCTTTAACAATGCCAAACGTTGCTGTGATTATATGAGTACAACTTTAAATGTTTTGTTGGTTTTTTAGTGAGGATTTTCATGGTTGACTGCATGATAAATTCTGGATTGTATCATTGTAGAGCTGATAGTTATTCTATTTTCTTGAAATTCACTCAGATGCTATGAGTTTAACACCGTGGACCTGTAACCTGTTTGAGCTCCTAATAGCTGAAGCATTATTTGCATCTTGGTACTTGCTTTGTGGAATATTTTAGGTTCAATAAACTGACAGTTGGTTAGTTGCATCTGAAATTGGCAGTAAGATATGTAGTGGTCTTAGAACTCTAAGGTGGGTACAAAGATAAATATTTGTTATGTCTGTATTGCATCTGAAATTGGCAAGATATGTAGTGGACTTAGAACTCTGAGGTGGGTACAAAGATAATTTTTTGTTATGTCTGTATTGTTCCTCGTATGTTGCTCACTGGTTATCTGCATTTTTATTTTTACTACTCTGCTCTGGCGTTGATACGATTATATAAGTACATCCATAAACTTCTGTTGGGCTACCTTAGTGATCATTTTCATGTTTGAGTACATTAAATTCTGGATCATTGTCGTGGGCATGTAGTTTGAAC
The Panicum virgatum strain AP13 chromosome 6N, P.virgatum_v5, whole genome shotgun sequence genome window above contains:
- the LOC120678862 gene encoding uncharacterized protein LOC120678862, which codes for MFLFEGPFGAVLLHTGDCRLTRDCLSALMPLLARRVDCLFLDCTFARCPLQFPAKEDSIRQVINCIWKHPNAPVVYLVCDMLGQEDVLIEVSKAFGSRIYVDRERNSDCHQTLTHVAPEILAADDAASSTRFHVIPFPRLSERATEILALARARQQPEPLIIRPSSQWYAYYEPPDGSTERKPVLTEPMRDEFGVWHVCLSMHSSREELEQALGILKPKWVVSTTPPCMAMDLSYVKKNCSLSRFGPDDPIRKLLGIPDGVATVTGKTQAALTVEAVGKSEEEFSSCTAERGPDDDNQVEAAEPTMLDFEIRVEPPVTLFGSARFGLVLHESEMREHEYQSVEMIDNVEHEAKDPVTEIGLCNNSKPDESVALIDLTEVATKEQSSVSESELLKDRKPDDGVEVVDLTENGRKELSLCAEPEQCMDDKGKGEAELVEAQEENLSGHADLREICRHNKVINEGKNRIQVTKEISAAHVITVSATIKKEATENDTTTSETGKSSERASDPSTTVGSSNVLNANLRRLYRSMNVSVPRPLPSLVELMGASKRPRVSQTVQL
- the LOC120678863 gene encoding protein mago nashi homolog 2-like, producing the protein MAAGGGDNGGAAGDGEFYLRYYVGHKGKFGHEFLEFEFRPDGKLRYANNSNYKNDTMIRKEVFVSPSVLREARRIIQESDIMKEDDSNWPEPDRIGRQELEIVMGNEHISFTTSKIGSLVDVQSSKDPEGLRIFYYLVQDLKCFVFSLINLHFKIKPIQS